A genome region from Heteronotia binoei isolate CCM8104 ecotype False Entrance Well chromosome 19, APGP_CSIRO_Hbin_v1, whole genome shotgun sequence includes the following:
- the TUBGCP4 gene encoding gamma-tubulin complex component 4, whose product MIHELLLALRGYTGGLFGGSGLQVCPELPFLHPSESGLLARVCRLGACYIRFSDFIEHCAENLQPQQHLCFQEAHLAQQGIYLRAFCTGLDAVLQPYRQALLDLEQEFLADPHLTISHVNYSLDQFQLLFPSLMVVVEQIKTQKIHGCQILEIVHRYSRGGLPPVRSALEQVLAMCHGVMYKQLSAWMLHGLLLDQHEEFFIKQGPSSGSVPSQPEEEEEDLGIGGLTGKQLRELQDMRLIEEENMLAPSPKQFSLRIEMLPSYIPVRVAEKILFVGESVQMFESQNVNLTKKGSILKNQEDTFAAELHRLKQQPVFNLVDFESVVDWIRSTVAEHLWKLMVEESDLIGQLKIIKDFYLLGRGELFQAFIDTAQHMLKTPPSAVTEHDVNVAFQQSAHKVLLDDDNLLPLLHLTIHYHGKEHRDAAQARETPSRELSPHESPTSGWAALGLHYKVQWPLHILFTPAVLEKYNVVFKYLLSVRRVQAELQHCWALQMQCKGLESSRTDAIKWRMRHHMTFLVDNLQYYLQVDVLESQFAQLLQQVNSTRDFESIRLAHDHFLSNLLAQSFILLKPAFHCLNEILDLCHSFCSLVSQNLGPLDERGTTQLSILAKGFSSQSSLLFKILSSVHNHQINSDLAQLLLRLDYNKYYTQAGGTLGRYG is encoded by the exons ATGATCCACGAGCTGCTGCTGGCCCTGCGGGGCTACACGGGCGGCCTCTTCGGCGGCTCCGGCCTGCAG gtGTGCCCGGAGCTGCCCTTCCTGCACCCCAGCGAGAGCGGCCTGCTAGCCCGCGTGTGCCGCCTGGGCGCCTGCTACATCCGCTTCAGCGACTTCATCGAGCACTGCGCCGAGAACCtccagccccagcagca cctctgCTTTCAGGAGGCCCACCTGGCCCAGCAAGGGATCTACCTACGTGCCTTCTGCACCGGCCTGGATGCTGTCCTGCAGCCCTACCGGCAAGCGCTGCTTGACTTGGAGCAAGAG TTCTTGGCCGATCCTCACCTGACCATATCCCATGTGAACTATTCCTTGGACCAG TTTCAACTCCTTTTTCCTTCGTTGATGGTTGTAGTGGAGCAGATCAAGACCCAGAAG ATTCATGGCTGCCAGATCCTGGAGATCGTCCACCGATACAGCCGGGGGGGCTTGCCGCCTGTGCGAAGCGCCCTAGAACA GGTGCTGGCCATGTGTCATGGGGTCATGTACAAACAGCTCTCGGCCTGGATGCTGCACGGGCTACTCCTGGACCAGCACGAGGAGTTCTTCATCAAGCAGGGTCCCTCTTCAGGGAGTGTCCCTTCCCAgcctgaagaagaggaggaggatctgGGCATCGGAGGGCTGACGGGGAAACAGCTACGGGAGCTGCAAGATATG CGGCTGATTGAAGAAGAGAACATGctggccccttctccaaagcagtTCTCCCTGCGGATAGAAATGCTGCCCTCTTACATCCCCGTGCGTGTTGCTGAGAAGATTCTCTTTGTGGGAGAGTCagtgcagatgtttgagagtcagaaTGTGAACCTGACCAAAAAAG GATCCATCTTGAAGAACCAGGAGGACACCTTTGCTGCAGAGTTGCATCGCCTGAAGCAGCAGCCTGTCTTCAACCTGGTGGACTTTGAGTCTGTGGTTGACTGGATCCGGAGCACTGTGGCTGAG CACTTATGGAAGCTGATGGTAGAAGAATCAGATCTCATAGGACAGTTGAAG ATTATTAAAGATTTCTATCTCTTGGGCAGAGGAGAGCTCTTCCAGGCTTTCATTGACACTGCACAGCATATGCTGAAGACGCCTCCCAGTGCAGTGACAGAGCACG atgtcaATGTGGCATTCCAGCAGTCTGCCCACAAAGTGTTACTGGACGATGAcaacctccttcctctcctccatctGACCATCCATTACCACGGAAAGGAGCACAGAG ATGCTGCTCAAGCTCGTGAAACCCCCTCTCGAGAGTTGTCTCCCCACGAATCTCCCACATCAGGCTGGGCTGCCCTCGGGCTCCACTACAAAGTCCAGTGGCCTCTACATATCCTCTTCACTCCAGCTGTCCTGGAAAA ATACAACGTCGTGTTCAAGTACCTGCTGAGTGTGCGGCGCGTCCAGGCGGAACTGCAGCACTGCTGGGCTCTGCAGATGCAGTGCAAGGGCCTGGAATCCAGCCGAACAGATGCCATCAAGTGGCGGATGCGGCATCACATGACTTTCCTTGTGGACAACCTGCAGTACTACTTGCAG GTGGATGTCCTGGAGTCACAGTTTGCACAGCTCCTGCAGCAGGTCAATTCCACGCGTGACTTTGAGAGCATACGACTGGCGCACGACCACTTCCTGAGCAACCTCCTGGCACAGTCCTTCATCCTGCTGAAACCA GCTTTCCACTGCCTGAATGAAATCCTGGATCTCTGCCACAGCTTCTGCTCTCTCGTCAGCCAGAACCTTGGACCACTGGACGAGCGGGGGACCACCCAGCTGAGCATCCTGGCCAAG